AGGACTACCCCGCCTTCCCCTGGGAGCGCTTCGCCCAGGCTCTCGGCATGCCGAGCAAGTCCGGCGCCATCGTGATGGAGCCCAGCTACTTCAAGGGCTTCGCCAAGCTCGCCGCCAAGACCTCCATGGCCGACTGGAAGGCCTACCTGACCAGCCGCATGCTCGACAACTACGCCGAGTACCTGGGCAAGCCCTACCAGCAGGCCTACTATCGCTTCAAGGGCGAGCGCCTGCAGGGCCTCCAGGCCATGCCCCCGCGCTGGCGCATGGCGGTCGGCATGACGAGCGACGCTTTGGGTGAAGCCATCGGGGCGCGCTATGTTGCCAAGCACTTCCCGGTCGAGGCCAAGGCGCGCATGCAGACCCTGGTCTCGAACCTGCTCGCGGTCTACCGCGAGAGCCTCGAGAACCTCTCCTGGATGACCCCCGAGACCCGCAAGGCCGCCCTCGACAAGCTCTCCAAGTTCTCGGTCAAGATCGGCTACCCCGACCAGTGGCGCGGTTACGACGGCCTGGTCGTGCGCCGCGACGACGCCATCGGCAACATCATGCGCGCAAGCCGCTTCGCCTTCGGGCGCGACATGGCCGAGGCCGGCAAGCCCGTCGATCGCGCGCGTTGGCACATGACGCCTCAGACGGTGAACGCCTACTACAACCCCCTGGGCAACGAGATCGTCTTCCCCGCCGCCATCCTGCAGCCTCCCTTCTTCGATCCCAAGGCTGACGACGCCTACAACTACGGCGCCATCGGCGCGGTGATCGGCCACGAGATCAGCCACGGCTTCGACGACCAGGGCCGCCACTACGACGGCGACGGTCGCCTGCGTGACTGGTGGACCGAGGGCGACCAGGCGGCCTTCGAGGCCAAGGCCGGGCGCCTCATCGCCCAGTACGACTCCTACGAGCCGCTGCCCGGCGAGCGCGTCAACGGGCGCCTGACCCTCGGCGAGAACATCGCGGACCTGACGGGGGTGGCCATGGCCCTCAAGGCCTATCACCGCTCGCTCGGCGATCGCCCCGCCGCGAGCCTCGACGGCTTGACGCCCGACCAGCGCTTCTTCTACGGCTATGCCCGCGTCTGGCGCTCCAAGAGCCGCGACGAGTGGCTCAAGACGCGCCTGCTCTCGGATCCCCACTCGCCCGAGCAGTTCCGGACCAACGGCGTGGTGACGAACCTGGACGCCTTCTATGACGCCTTCGGCCTCAAGATGGGCGACAAGCTCTTCAAGCGCCCCGAGGACCGTATCCGCATCTGGTAAGCGGATTTTTCCAAACGCACCGCCCCGAGGTCATCCTCGGGGCGGTGCGCCGTTTAAGGATCGAGGGTGGGATCCGAGCCTGCTGCGGGGCCGTAGGTGCGGCCCTTCCAGGGGGCGGATCGTCCGGATCGGGCGTAAGCGAACGAACGCAGGGCGATCAGGATCAGCGCCGCCATGGCCAAGGGGTGGAGGACGACCGTCAAGAGCGCCTGGCGGAGCCTCAGGGCGATGGCCAGGCGCATCCCGAGGCCCAGCGCGATCGCCGCGAGGCTCGCAACGCCACCCCAGGGCAGGGTGAGCCAGGGCCACATGAAGCACCCGAACAACATTGCGAGGGCCCCCCAGAAGCTGCTCGCGCTGCCCCCGAAGGCCGGGTAGAGGTTCTTGGAAAAGCCCAGGTAAGCTTCTTTCCAGCTCCGGTACATACGGCAGGCGACAAGCCCCGTGCCATCGGCGATCGAAAGGCGCTCGCCCGCCGCCTTGATGTTGCGCGCCAGCTGGATGTCCTCGACCAGCGCGCCACGCACGGCTGCATGCCCGCCGATTTTTTGGTAGGCCCCTTTCCGAAAGAGCATGAACTGTCCGTTGGCCGCCGAGAGACTGGGCAGCTTGAATTGTGCGGCGAGGCGCATGGGCAGGAAGCAGAGCAGGATGAAGGAGAGAAGCGGGACGGTGAGGCGCTCGCCGAGGGTCTTCGTCTCCTGTTCGGGGAAGAGTGACAGCAGCCCGGCCTCGTTCGCCACCAGGGCGCTCACGGCGCTCGCCAGCGCGTCCGGGGCGAGCCGCACATCGGCGTCGACGAAGAGCAAGAGGTCCCCCTCGGCGCTCTGGCTCAGCTGGTGGCAGGCGTAGCACTTGCCCGTCCAGCCAAGAGGTAGCGGCGCGCCTTCGAGCAGGCGCACGCGCGGATCTGCGGCCGCATGGCGCCTGACGATCCGCGGGGTCTCGTCCGTCGAGGCGTCATCGAGCACCTGGATCTCGAACGACGGGTAGTGCTGGGCTCTCAGCGACCCGAGGCAGGCGTCCAGGACTGCGGCTTCGTTGCGCGCAGGCACCAGCACCGAGACCCGCGGCGCGTCGGGTGGGGCCTTGATGGGGGGGAGCCGACGGAAATGCGAAAGGTTGTCCGCAAGCACCCCCGCGAGGGCCGCGAGCGGAAACAAGAGCGCGATTTGCAGCGCCGCGAGGGCCGAAGCGCTCATACGCCGTTGCGCGGGTCGAATTCGGCGGGGTCCATGAGGCCCAGCCGGACCCGCCAGGCATCGAGGCGCCGGTTGAAGGACATGGGGCCGCTGACGAGTGGCAAAAAGGCGTCCAGCGTCTCTTGGCGGATCGCGCCGTTGAGTTCGTCGAGCAGGGCGCTCACCTCGGCCTCCATCCGGGCGCTGAGGGCGCGGGGGCCTGCCTCGCGCGCGCCCTCGCTCAGCAGGTAGGGCTCGCCGATCAGGATCAGCGCCTGGGGCTTTTCTTCGTGCAGGAACTCGTAACGCATCGCAACGGGGCAGATCCGGACCCGCTCCAGGCGCAGGGCGAGCCGTGCGGCTCCGGTCTCGAAGGCGAGGGGGCGCACGTCGTTCGGGCGCAGGCGCCCCTGCGGGAAGATCCAGAGCGCGGTGGACGGCTGCGCCATCAGCTCGGCGGCATGCACGAGGCTCGCACGGGCGGAGCGCGGGTGAGCCCGGTCCACCCCGAAGGCCCCGAGCCGCGTGAAGAAGCGGTAGCGCCGCAGATGGCGCTCTTCCATCATGACGTGGAAGCGCCTGTCCATGAGGCGGTGGGTCACGAGCATGGCCATGAAGCCGTCCCACCAGTTGCTGTGGTTGGCGATCACCAGGGTCGGAACCGCCGGGTCCCAGTTTGCAAGGCGCTCGGCGCCCGCGACGCGCACGTCGTAGAAGCGGCGCGGCACCGCCCAATCGAGGTAGCGCAAGAAGGCCGCCTCCACTCCTGGGTGATTGTTCGCGCGGATCATCGCCCTTGCTCCGCGGCGATCCGCTCGCTCACGAGCTTGGCCGAGAGCAGCACCATGGGCACGCCGCCGCCCGGGTGGGTGTTGGCGCCCACGAAGTAGACGTTGCCTAGCTGAGTATGGCGGTTGTGGGGCCTGAAGTAGCCCACCTGGTTCAAGTGGTGGGTGTAGCCGAACGGCGCACCGAAGCCCACCTGAAGCTGGTCTCGGAAGTCCTGGGGGCTGAACCGGCGCTCAAAGCGGATCCGGCCGCGCAGCTCGCCGTACCCCGCCTCGCGCAGCCGATCGAGCATGCGCTCGCGCAGCAGCGGTCCCTCTTGCGCCCAATCCGAGAGCTGACCCAGGTGCGGCACCATGGTCAGGGCGTAGAGGGTCTGGCAGCCGGGCGGAGCCAGGGCCGGCTCGGTCACGCTCGGCGAGCAGACGTAGAGGAAGAGGTCGTCCGGGATTGCCCCTTCCTGGCAAAGCGTCCGGTACGCCCGGTGAGTGTCGGCAGGAAGGTGGATGTTGTGGTGGTGGGCGTCGGGAAGCTGGCCTTCGATCCCGAGATAGAGCAGGTAGACTGAGGCCCCGACCCGCAGGAAGCGCTGGGTGAGCGGTGCCTCGCCCGGGAGCAGGCGATCGTAGGCCACCGGCACGTCGGCGTTGAGCACCACCACGTCGGCTTCGAGCCGGCTCTCGTCGGCAAGGCGCACGGCCGTGGCGCGCGCGCCGCGGGTCTCGATCCGCGCGACGTCCGCGCCGTAGCGCAGTTCGACCCCGCGCGCCTCGCACAGGGCCGCCAGGGCGCGAGGGATGCTCGCCATGCCCCCTTGGGGGTACCAGATCCCCTCGGCGATCTCGAGGTAGGCGAGCATGGCGTAAAGCGCCGGGCTGTCGTAGGGCGACATGCCCAGGTAGAGGGTCTGGAAGCCGAAGGCGTCCTTGAGTCGGCGATCGTTGAAGTAGCGCCCCAGGTGGGCGTCCAGGGCGCCGCGAGCAACCAGCCCGAAGGCCTCGTTCGGCGGGATGGGGGCGGTGACGTAGTCGAAGAGGGTCTTGAAGTTGCGTTCGAGCACGCCGCGCCGGCCGGCGCGGTACGCCGAGCCGGTCTCGCTCAGCAGGCGCTTGAAGCGAACGCCCGCCCCGGGTTCGAGCCGATCCACCTCGCCGGCCATGGCGTCGGGGTCCGGGTGGAAGCTCAGGTGCTCGCCGTCCGCGAAGCGCACGACGTAGTTGGGGTCGAGGCGCCTCAGCTGCAAGTGGTCCTCGGTGCGCTCGCCGACCAGCTCGAGGAGGGCGTCGAGCACGTCCCGCATCACGAGCAGGGTGGGCCCCGCGTCCATGGCGAAGCCCTCGCCCTCGATCCGGTGGCAGCGGCCGCCGGGACCATCACGCCGTTCGAGCACCGTCACCCGGTAGCCTGCGTGGGCGAGCCGCAGGGCGGTCGCGAGGCCGCCGAGGCCCGCGCCGACCACGATGGCCGTCTTGGGGGCGCTCACGGCCGCGGACCCTCGACGCCGATCTGCAGCGTGAGGGTGGGATGCTGGCGCAGGATCAGGGTCCGGGCGTTGGCGTTGCGCAAGAGGGCCGAGTCGGGGTCGAAGACCACGACCTCAGGGGCGAGGGTGCGGGCCTGCAGCAGGCACGAGGCGAGGTCGGTGACGTGGCCGACGACCTCGCAGGCGCCATGCTGCTCGAGGCGCGTCGCCAGCGCCCGCGCCTTGAAAAGGGTATCCGCAACAATCAGCACGCGCGATTTGATCATGGTGGGTCGGTCTTGCTCCTGACCTCAGCATGTCAAATCCCTCGCGATGATCCATCCTCCGTGAGGATGAATCACCCTAGCTTGAGCAGGCCCCGGTGCAGGGCCTGGATGACCGCCTGGGCGCGGTCCTCCACGTCCAGGCGCTGGAGGATGTGGCGCACGTGCGTTTTGACGGTCGCCAGCGAGATGATGAGCTTCTCGGCGATCTCCTGGTTGCTGAGCCCTTCGCCCAGCAGTTGCAGCACCTCTTGCTCGCGCTCGCTGAGCACTCCCGCCTGGGCGGCGTCGACGCGCAGCTGGGCCTCGCCCGAGTCGAGGCGACGATCCAGCACGTGGCGTGCGACGGCCCCGTCGAGCCAGACGGTGCCCTGGTGAACGGCGCGCACGGCTGCTGCCAGGCGCTCCTCCGAGAGGTCCTTGAGGCAGTAGGCCTCGGCACCGGCGCGTAGGGCAGCGAGCACCTTGTGCTCGTCGTCGTACGAGGTCAAGACCAGAACTCGCGGCGCACCTTCCTGGCCGCGGATGCGGGCCGTCGCTTCGAGCCCGTCCATCTTCGGCAGGCCGAGGTCCATCACCACCACGTCGGGGGAAAGCGCCTCCACCTTGGCGAGGGCCTCCAGGCCGTCGCCCGCCTCGCCCACCACCCGGATGTCCTCGGCCTTCTCGAGCGAGATGCGCAGGCCCAGGCGCATGAGGGTGTGGTCTTCGACCAACAGGACCGAGATGGGCTGATTCACGTGACATCCTCCGTTGCAGTGGCACTCATGAGCTGGAACCAGAAAGTCGCCCCTTGGCCCGGTGCGCTCTCGACGCCGATCTCGCCTCCGTGGGCGACCAGGATCTGGCGGCACAGGTAGAGCCCCAGCCCGGAGCCGCCCGCTCGGGGGCGCGGCTGCACGAAGCGCCCGAACAAGAGGCCCTGCTCGTCGGTGCTGAGGCCCGGCCCCTCGTCGGTGACGCGGACGCACAGCCTATCCGCCTGGGTCTCGGCCGAGAGGCGCACGGTGCCGCCGTGGGGACTGTGGGCGATCGCGTTGGAGAGCAGGTTGATCAGCACCCGCTTGAGCTCGAGCGCATCGGCGAAGGCCGCGGCCTCTTCTGGCAGGTGCGTCTCCAGCCGGACCTTGGCGGCTTCGAACAGGGGGGTGAGCTCGTTGGCGCAGCGCCGCGCGAGGGGCGCGAGGGCGACCGGTTCGAGCACGAGCTCCTTCTGGCCGCCCTCGTAGCGGTAGACGTCGACCAGCGAGTTGATCATGGCGAGCAGGTCCTGGTGGCTGTCCAGGATGGCCTGGCTGACCTCGGCCTGGGCGGGGGCGAGGGGGCCGAAGCGGTCGTCCTTCAGGTGCCCGAGGGCCTTGATGGCTGCGAGCACCGGGGTGCGCAGGTCGTGGACCAGGGTGGCGATGAAGTCCTCGCGCTGGCGCTCGATGGACTTGAAGAGGCTGTTGTCCCGCACCACCAGCACCCAGCTGTCGGCCCCTTCGCCCGAGAGGGGGGCCATGGAGACCGACACCGGGGTGCTCTGAGCGGACAGGGCGTGATCCAGCTCGAACTCTCGGTAGTGGTGGGCCCGCAGGGAGGCGACGTCGAGGCCGGGCAGCAGCTGGGAGAGGCTCATCCCCCTCAGCACCGAGGCGGCGACACCCGCCAGGTGCGCCATGGCCATGTTGGCGTCCTGGATCCGGCCCTCGGCGTCGGCGGTGACGATCCCGTCGGCCGACGAGTGGAGGATGGCCTCCACGCGTTGCTTCTCGGCGGCGAGTTGGCGGGTGCGCTCTTGCACGCGGGTTTCGAGGGTGCGGTTGATCTCGACCAGCTCCTGCGTGCGCTCGGCCACGAGGCGTTCGAGCACCTGGTTCTGGAAGTCGATGGCCGCGTTGGCCTCGATCAGGCGCATGGTCGCCCGCAGCTGGGCGCTCGCATCGTGCAGGATCACGATCACCGCCCCCGACTCGCCGGAGGGGGCGGGGAAGGCCGTGAGGGTCAAGAGGTGCATGGCCTCTCCCGGCGCGTCGACGAAGTTGAGCTCCCAGCCGTTGGTGAAGCCGCGCTCGGCGGTCTGCGCCAGCAGGCGCTGGACCTTCGGCCAGGAATACGGATCGATCAGGGTCTTGAGCGAGGCCGAATCGAGCGTCTCGCGCGCTCGCCCGAGCAGGGTTGCGGCCGTCTCGTTCGCGCAGAGGATGACCCCTTCGGGGTCGAGCATGAGGACGGCCTCGGGCGAGTCGGCGTAGCGCGCAGCGAAGAAGGCGCGGCGCCGAGCCGCATCCCAAGCGCGTCGGGTGCGCCCCAGGCTGCGGGTCACGGTGCCTCCTGGGCGACGGCAGGAGAGAGCGCACGCACGTAGGCGAGCAGCTCACGGCCGTCGCAGGCCGCCTGGTCCGCGCCGATCCGCATGGCGACCCCGGGGTCCCGTCGGAAGGGAGCACCCCCGACCACCACCGGGATCGCTCGGAGCTCGGGGACGGCGCGCAGGGCGGCGATGGTGCGCGCGGTGGCCGCCACGTGCGAGTCCATGGTGGCCGAGAGCCCGACGAGCGACGGCTTCAGGCGCTTGACGAAGTGCACGAGCGGCTCGGCGGGCATGTTCGCGCCGAGAGTGACGACCTGCCAGCCTGCTTCGTTCAGGAGCAGGCCGATCATCTGCTGACCGATCCGGTGGTCTTCGCCCGCGACCGAAGCGAGCACCGCCACCGGGGCGACAGGGCCGGGCGGGGCCAGGCGCTCGCCGAGTTCGGAGAGCAGGTGCTCGACGATGGAGCTCACCAGGTGCTCGTCGGCGATGCTCAACTCGTTCGAGAGCCAGCGATCGCCGACCTCGACCAGGGCGGGCTCGAGCACCTCGAAGCAGAGGCGTTCGAGGTCGTAGCCCGAAGCGAGCAGGTCGCGCAGGCAGGCGCGGGCGCCGGGGCGATCGCCTGCGAGGGCGGCTTCGAGGAAAGGCGCATGGACCACGGCGCTAGCCTGCCTCTCGCTTGGCGAGGCGATCCCTCAAGGCCTGGGCCGAGCGATCGCGCGGGTTGCGTTGCAGGATGCCATCGGCGACGGCGCGGGCCTTGGCGAGCTGGCCCGTCTGCTCGTAAGCGACGGCGAGCAGGTTCGCCGTCTCGGGGTCGTAGGCCTTGGCGTGCAGCCCTTCGAGGCGCCTGACGGCCGCTTGCGGGTCCCCGCCGAAAAGGCGCGGAGTGAACAGGGAGTTGAGGGACTCGGCGATGGCGGTGCGCCGATCGTCGGGGGCGTGCTCGCGCAGGTACTGGAGCGGGTCACGGGTCTTGAGGGCGAAGGTCCAGTCCGCCGCGCTCAGCTGGCCGTACAGCTTGAAGAGCAGGAAGTGCGAGGCGACGAGGTCCTCGCGGGCCCGGATGGCATCCAGGAGGGCGGCGACGGCCCGCCTGGCGAGCTGGACCGCCTCGTCCTGCCGAGCGTCGGTCGAGAGCACCAGGGCCTCGGCGGCGAGCAGCTCCGCGCGCTGGTAGGCGGTGGCGCGATCGCCGAGGCCCTCGCGGACCTTCGCGATGGCGCCTTGCGAGTAGCGCGCGGCGGCCTCGTCGAGCCCCGGCGTCTCGAAGGCACGGGCCGAAAGGCATCCGCTGAACCACATGACGCCTGCCAACAGCGCCCCACCCCACCTGTGCACCTTGCTCCTCCTTGCTCGCTTCCACCTTGGAGAGCTGCCCCAATTGTACCCGCCAGGCGGATTCTCGGGGTCCATCGACGGGCGGAATCCCGCCTCATCCCATGGGAGGATGCCGGGAGACCGGTACGTTGCTAACCTACCACGAGGCCCGCATCGGCCCGTCAGACCCATCAGGAGGCTTGCCATGTCCAAGACATCGGGGACGGACCCCGCGCTCCCGTATCACAACGCCCTCGCGGAGAGTCGCGCCCTCTGCCGTACCATGGCGAGCACCCACGGCAAGAGCTTCTACTTCGCCTCGTTCTTCTTGCCGCCTGCGTGCCGGGTCGCCATGTACGCCCTCTACGCCTTCTGCCGCACCGCCGATGACCTGGTGGACCGCGCTGACGGCCGTGATCCGGCCTTGGTGCGCGCCGAGCTCGCCGAGGTCCGCGCCACCCTTACCTCGATCTACGACGGCCTCAACCCCGCCGGTGCCTACTGGCCCGCCCTCACCGACGCGATCCGGCGCTACCGCGTCCCCATCCGGCCGTTCCTCGATTTGCTGGACGGGGTCGAGATGGACCTGGACCGGAGCCGCTACCGCACCTTCGAGGAGCTGGAGGGGTACTGCTACCGGGTGGCCTCGACGGTGGGGCTGATGCTCTGTCACGTCTTCGGTTTCCGGGACGCGAGTGCGCTGCCTTACGCCGCCGAGATGGGCAAGGCCATGCAGCTGACGAACATCCTGCGCGACGTGGCCGAGGATCTGCGCTTGGGGCGCCTCTACTTGCCGCAGGCGGAGCTTGCGGCGTTCGGGGTCGACGAAGAGGACCTGCGCGCGGGCCGGATGACCCCCGCGATTCGCGCCCTCATGCGCTACCAGGTGGAGCGCGCGCGGGCCCTCTATCGCCACGCCCACCAGGGGGTCGAGTACCTGGACAACCCCTTCTCACGCTTCACGGCGCACCTGATGGGCCGGATCTACGGTGCCATCCTGGACGAAATCGAGCGCCGGGACCACGACGTCCTCAGCGCGCGCGCCTTCGTGAGCACCCCGCGCAAGATCGCGCTCCTCGCCGCCTGTGTTCGCGACCTCGTCCGCCCCCACCGCGCGGGCCGCGCCCCGGAGCCGGTCCCGTTCACCTTCCCCGATCCCGCTCACTGACGCGATGACGGCACTCTGGCTCAAGTTCTTCCACCTGGTCGGCGTCGTCCTGATGCTGGGCAACGTCATCGTGACCGGCTTCTGGAACTTCAAGGCGGTGCGCTCGCGTCATCTGGCCGTCATCGCCTTCGCCCAGCGCGAGGTCATGTGGGCGGATGCCTTCTTGACCTTGGTCGGCGGCACGCTGATCACCATCAGCGGGATCCTGCTCGCCCTGGACCGAGGCTATCCCTTCTGGGCCACCCGCTGGTTGTACGGGGGCGTCTTCCTGCTCGGCCTCTCTACCCTGCTGTGGCTCGCGGTCCTGCTGCCTTGCCAGGATCGCCTGGTCAGGCTCTCGCGTGAGGCGCTTTCGACCGGTACGCTGAGCCCGCGCTTCGCGCCGGTCTTCGTCGTCTGGAACGTGGTCGGCTGGTTCGCCACCCTCCTGCTCCTGGCAGCCCTGGGCTTGATGGTCGTCAAGCCCCTCTAAGCGCCTTCCCCTTCAAGCTCAAAGGACCGCTCGTCAGGTACGAGCGGTCCTTTGAGCTTGCTTTCCCCGCCCCACCGGGGGCGGGTTTCCCTATCAGGCGTGGACTGGCGGGCGCGCCTGGCTCAGGCTGTGCTCGCTCTCGATGCGCTCGGTGACGAGTCTCGCCGAGATCAGCACCATGGGGATGCCCGTGCCGGGCTGGGTGCTGCAACCCACGAAGTACAGGTTGTCGATCTCCTTGTGGCGGTTGTGAGGACGGAAGTAGCCGATCTGCGGGATGGTGTGCGCCAGTCCGAAGGCCGAGCCCCGGGCCGAGTTGAGGCTCAGCAGGAAGTCGTCGGGGGTGAAGATGCGCTCGACCACCACGTGCTTGCGCAGGTTCGTCAGACCGAAGGCCTCGAGCCGATCGTACATGGCCTCGCGGAAGCGGGGCTCCTCTTCGCCCCAGTCGATGTTGGGCGTCTGGTGCGGTACCGGGACGAGCACGTAGAGGTTCTCGCAGCCCTCGGGCGCAAGCGACGGGTCCGTCTTATTCGGGTTGCAGATGTAGAAGGCGGGATCGTCCGGCAGCACCTTGTCCTGGAAGATGCGCCGGAAGTTGCGCTTGAGGTCCCGGGACACGATCAGGTTGTGGTGCAGCAACTGCGGGTACTCGCGGTTCACCCCCAGGTACATGAGGTAGCCCGAGCAGGTGTACTCGAGCGACGGCAGCCGGTCGTACCGCTTGTCAGGCAGGAGCTTCTCGTAGACGTAAGGCAGATCGGCATTGGCAACGATGAGGTCGGCGTCCATGGTGCGGCCATCGCGGGCGACCACGCCGCTCGCGCGGCCGTAGGCGTGCCGGATCTCGCCGACCTCCCAGTCGCACTCGTAACGCACGCCGAACTCGCGTCCCAGGCGCTCCATGGCCTCGACGATGGCGTAGAGGCCGCCCTTGGGGAAGAACAGCCCCATCCCCGTCTCGGTGAAGGGCAAGAGCCCGTAGACCGCGGGGCTCTCGTAGGGCGAAAGACCCAGGTACATGGACTGGAACGAGAAAGCTTCGCGCAGCCGACGGTCCTTGAAGAACTTGCCGACCATGGGGTAGAGGGTCTGGTGGGCCTTGACCTGAAAGAGCTGACGGAGCTTGGTGGGGTTGAGGAACTGGTGCCAGCGCGTGAAGTTTTCGCTGACGAAGGCATCCACCGCCAGCCGGTACTGCCGCTGGGTCTGGGCGAGGAATTCGAGGGCGCGAGGGCCCGCGCCGGGCTCTAGCCGCTCGACCTCGGAGAGGAGCTTGTTGAGGGTGCTCGAGTTGTCGAAGTGCGAGCCGTCGTGCCACGAGACCCGGTAGTTGGGATCCAGCTGGACCAGGTCCAGGTAATCTTCCAGCCGGCGCCCGACCGAGGCGAACAGCTCGGAGAGCTGATCGATCATCAAGAGCAGGGTCGGCCCCGTGTCGAACCGGAAGCCGCCCGCCTCCCACACCCCGCTGCGGCCCCCGAGCGTGGCTTGCTTCTCGAGGACGGTGACTTGCAGGCCCTGGGCCCCCAGGCGGATCGCGGTGGCGAGCCCGCCGATCCCCGAGCCGACGACAATGGCGGAGCGTGCGTTCAAGTGGACCTCCTTTCGGTTCCTCATCGATCCTGGCGCCTTCGGTCCCTGCCGCCATCGTCCCAGGGGATGATCACGCTTGACTCACAGGACGAACTGCGGGTGTGATGCGGGGCGGATCGACCAAATGACGGTCAGGCGTAATCAAAGGTCCGTTTTTAATGCGTTTTTCAGGATTGGCCGATCGTGAGAGAGTCGTGAGCAACTTCCCCCTCTCCCGAAGAAGGACACTCCGAATGCTTGCCCAAGAAACCAGCGGCTTCATCGGCCGCGAGATGCTCGAGAAACTCGCCTTCCACCACGGTGCGACCCTCACCCACCTGGTCACCGCAGCCTGGATGGCGCGCGTCCTGGCCCAAGAGCTCGGCCTTGCGGCCGTCGAGTGCGAGCGGATCTGGCATGCGGCCTTGCTGCACGACATCGGCAAGCGCGAGGTCCGGCGCGCGGTCCTGACCAAGCCTGCGGCCCTCAGCGACGTGGAATTCCGTCACATGCAGGGCCACTGCCTC
The nucleotide sequence above comes from bacterium. Encoded proteins:
- a CDS encoding response regulator transcription factor, which encodes MRLGLRISLEKAEDIRVVGEAGDGLEALAKVEALSPDVVVMDLGLPKMDGLEATARIRGQEGAPRVLVLTSYDDEHKVLAALRAGAEAYCLKDLSEERLAAAVRAVHQGTVWLDGAVARHVLDRRLDSGEAQLRVDAAQAGVLSEREQEVLQLLGEGLSNQEIAEKLIISLATVKTHVRHILQRLDVEDRAQAVIQALHRGLLKLG
- a CDS encoding lysophospholipid acyltransferase family protein encodes the protein MIRANNHPGVEAAFLRYLDWAVPRRFYDVRVAGAERLANWDPAVPTLVIANHSNWWDGFMAMLVTHRLMDRRFHVMMEERHLRRYRFFTRLGAFGVDRAHPRSARASLVHAAELMAQPSTALWIFPQGRLRPNDVRPLAFETGAARLALRLERVRICPVAMRYEFLHEEKPQALILIGEPYLLSEGAREAGPRALSARMEAEVSALLDELNGAIRQETLDAFLPLVSGPMSFNRRLDAWRVRLGLMDPAEFDPRNGV
- a CDS encoding response regulator transcription factor yields the protein MIKSRVLIVADTLFKARALATRLEQHGACEVVGHVTDLASCLLQARTLAPEVVVFDPDSALLRNANARTLILRQHPTLTLQIGVEGPRP
- a CDS encoding cobalamin-dependent protein (Presence of a B(12) (cobalamin)-binding domain implies dependence on cobalamin itself, in one of its several forms, or in some unusual lineages, dependence on a cobalamin-like analog.), which translates into the protein MVHAPFLEAALAGDRPGARACLRDLLASGYDLERLCFEVLEPALVEVGDRWLSNELSIADEHLVSSIVEHLLSELGERLAPPGPVAPVAVLASVAGEDHRIGQQMIGLLLNEAGWQVVTLGANMPAEPLVHFVKRLKPSLVGLSATMDSHVAATARTIAALRAVPELRAIPVVVGGAPFRRDPGVAMRIGADQAACDGRELLAYVRALSPAVAQEAP
- a CDS encoding glycosyltransferase, which codes for MSASALAALQIALLFPLAALAGVLADNLSHFRRLPPIKAPPDAPRVSVLVPARNEAAVLDACLGSLRAQHYPSFEIQVLDDASTDETPRIVRRHAAADPRVRLLEGAPLPLGWTGKCYACHQLSQSAEGDLLLFVDADVRLAPDALASAVSALVANEAGLLSLFPEQETKTLGERLTVPLLSFILLCFLPMRLAAQFKLPSLSAANGQFMLFRKGAYQKIGGHAAVRGALVEDIQLARNIKAAGERLSIADGTGLVACRMYRSWKEAYLGFSKNLYPAFGGSASSFWGALAMLFGCFMWPWLTLPWGGVASLAAIALGLGMRLAIALRLRQALLTVVLHPLAMAALILIALRSFAYARSGRSAPWKGRTYGPAAGSDPTLDP
- the crtI gene encoding phytoene desaturase, with product MSAPKTAIVVGAGLGGLATALRLAHAGYRVTVLERRDGPGGRCHRIEGEGFAMDAGPTLLVMRDVLDALLELVGERTEDHLQLRRLDPNYVVRFADGEHLSFHPDPDAMAGEVDRLEPGAGVRFKRLLSETGSAYRAGRRGVLERNFKTLFDYVTAPIPPNEAFGLVARGALDAHLGRYFNDRRLKDAFGFQTLYLGMSPYDSPALYAMLAYLEIAEGIWYPQGGMASIPRALAALCEARGVELRYGADVARIETRGARATAVRLADESRLEADVVVLNADVPVAYDRLLPGEAPLTQRFLRVGASVYLLYLGIEGQLPDAHHHNIHLPADTHRAYRTLCQEGAIPDDLFLYVCSPSVTEPALAPPGCQTLYALTMVPHLGQLSDWAQEGPLLRERMLDRLREAGYGELRGRIRFERRFSPQDFRDQLQVGFGAPFGYTHHLNQVGYFRPHNRHTQLGNVYFVGANTHPGGGVPMVLLSAKLVSERIAAEQGR
- a CDS encoding PAS domain S-box protein, with protein sequence MTRSLGRTRRAWDAARRRAFFAARYADSPEAVLMLDPEGVILCANETAATLLGRARETLDSASLKTLIDPYSWPKVQRLLAQTAERGFTNGWELNFVDAPGEAMHLLTLTAFPAPSGESGAVIVILHDASAQLRATMRLIEANAAIDFQNQVLERLVAERTQELVEINRTLETRVQERTRQLAAEKQRVEAILHSSADGIVTADAEGRIQDANMAMAHLAGVAASVLRGMSLSQLLPGLDVASLRAHHYREFELDHALSAQSTPVSVSMAPLSGEGADSWVLVVRDNSLFKSIERQREDFIATLVHDLRTPVLAAIKALGHLKDDRFGPLAPAQAEVSQAILDSHQDLLAMINSLVDVYRYEGGQKELVLEPVALAPLARRCANELTPLFEAAKVRLETHLPEEAAAFADALELKRVLINLLSNAIAHSPHGGTVRLSAETQADRLCVRVTDEGPGLSTDEQGLLFGRFVQPRPRAGGSGLGLYLCRQILVAHGGEIGVESAPGQGATFWFQLMSATATEDVT
- a CDS encoding M13 family metallopeptidase, with amino-acid sequence MKQRTFLAIALLAALCAPALAQPVEGGDPAVRAQDDLFRHVNGAWLDATAIPGDKRSYGTFMLLREKSEVDVRALLEAAAATPGTDRNSRLIGDFYAALLDEKTAETRGLAALKADLTRIAGLKRLDDVATELAHLLAIGVPGPVVAGVDADPKNPLTNVVFWAQSGLGMPDRDYYLKQGPEAESLRAAYLAYLSEINRLAKIPSPEAAAKKTLAFETALAELHWTTVDRRDALKTYNPAPRATWAKDYPAFPWERFAQALGMPSKSGAIVMEPSYFKGFAKLAAKTSMADWKAYLTSRMLDNYAEYLGKPYQQAYYRFKGERLQGLQAMPPRWRMAVGMTSDALGEAIGARYVAKHFPVEAKARMQTLVSNLLAVYRESLENLSWMTPETRKAALDKLSKFSVKIGYPDQWRGYDGLVVRRDDAIGNIMRASRFAFGRDMAEAGKPVDRARWHMTPQTVNAYYNPLGNEIVFPAAILQPPFFDPKADDAYNYGAIGAVIGHEISHGFDDQGRHYDGDGRLRDWWTEGDQAAFEAKAGRLIAQYDSYEPLPGERVNGRLTLGENIADLTGVAMALKAYHRSLGDRPAASLDGLTPDQRFFYGYARVWRSKSRDEWLKTRLLSDPHSPEQFRTNGVVTNLDAFYDAFGLKMGDKLFKRPEDRIRIW